In Eptesicus fuscus isolate TK198812 chromosome 23, DD_ASM_mEF_20220401, whole genome shotgun sequence, one genomic interval encodes:
- the RFLNA gene encoding refilin-A, whose translation MVGHLHLQGMEDSPKERGREGLLDSPDSGLPPSPGPSPPFYSLEPGLLDARAGGAPAEPPGPGAGEAGAPPPLSPNPPALEMRPRLLPVFFGEGIEVNPEPAHEIRCNSEVKYTSEKHFRDNVVYGHVPTVTAYSETIVAAPNCTWRSYRSQLTLEPRPRALRFGCTTIIFPKRARRSFRTTLHCSLGRARRRFTASVQLQPGAPPPPPAPAPRPPGPPAR comes from the exons ATGGTGGGCCACCTGCATCTGCAGGGCATGGAGGACAGCCCCAAGGAGCGCGGCCGCGAGGGCCTGCTGGACAGCCCCGACTCCGggctgccccccagccccggccccagcccgccCTTCTACTCCCTGGAGCCCGGCCTGCTCGACGCGCGCGCGGGGGGCGCCCCCGCGGAGCCCCCGGGACCCGGCGCCGGTGAGGCCGGAGCG cccccacccctctctccgaACCCCCCGGCGCTGGAGATGAGGCCCCGGCTGCTGCCCGTGTTCTTCGGTGAGGGCATCGAGGTGAACCCGGAACCCGCCCACGAGATCCG ctgcaaCTCGGAGGTCAAGTACACCTCGGAGAAGCACTTCCGGGACAACGTCGTCTACGGGCACGTGCCCACCGTCACGGCCTACAGCGAGACCATCGTGGCCGCGCCCAACTGCACGTGGCGCAGCTACCGCAGCCAGCTGACCCTGGAGCCGCGGCCGCGCGCGCTGCGCTTCGGCTGCACCACCATCATCTTCCCGAAGCGCGCGCGCCGCTCCTTCCGCACCACCCTGCACTGCAGCCTGGGCCGCGCGCGCCGCCGCTTCACCGCCAGCGTGCAGCTGCAGCCCggcgcgcccccgccgccccccgcccccgcgccccgcccgcccgggcccCCCGCGCGCTAG